The Pontibacter pudoricolor genome contains a region encoding:
- a CDS encoding M48 family metallopeptidase, which yields MPTTFLKLSSVNVHIDGIGKVLIERSDKAKRISISVRPLKGIRVAVPPHISFDKAEQLIYTKADWIKEHQTRMQEQETKVTTYDPDTEFKTRFHTLRLLTHAQYNMRCVIEGGYVNVFYPAFKNASEPEVQKFIRKSIEETYRKEAKEYLPQRVAFFAERFGFEYQTVFIKNAKSRWGSCSHTNNINLNLHLMRLPDALCDYVILHELAHTVEKNHGPRFWKLLDKVCGNSKALDKKLKDYRISIF from the coding sequence GTGCCTACAACTTTTTTAAAACTCTCGTCTGTCAATGTTCACATCGACGGCATCGGGAAAGTCTTGATAGAGCGCAGCGATAAAGCCAAGCGCATTAGTATTAGCGTAAGGCCTCTGAAAGGTATCAGAGTGGCCGTGCCTCCCCATATCAGCTTCGATAAAGCCGAACAGCTTATCTATACCAAAGCCGATTGGATAAAGGAGCACCAGACCCGCATGCAGGAGCAGGAAACAAAGGTCACCACTTACGATCCTGATACAGAGTTTAAAACCAGGTTCCATACGCTCCGGTTACTTACCCACGCCCAGTATAATATGCGCTGCGTGATAGAAGGTGGCTACGTTAATGTATTTTACCCTGCCTTTAAAAATGCCAGCGAGCCTGAGGTACAGAAGTTTATCCGCAAATCGATAGAGGAAACGTATCGCAAAGAAGCGAAAGAGTATCTGCCGCAACGGGTTGCTTTCTTTGCCGAACGTTTTGGATTTGAATACCAGACGGTGTTTATCAAAAATGCGAAAAGCCGCTGGGGAAGCTGCTCACACACCAACAACATTAACCTGAACCTGCACCTGATGCGCCTCCCCGACGCCCTGTGCGACTACGTGATTCTGCATGAACTGGCACACACGGTAGAAAAGAACCACGGCCCCCGCTTCTGGAAACTGCTGGATAAAGTTTGCGGCAACTCCAAAGCCCTCGATAAAAAGCTGAAAGATTACCGTATCTCCATTTTTTAA